A DNA window from Gammaproteobacteria bacterium contains the following coding sequences:
- a CDS encoding glycosyltransferase family 4 protein, whose protein sequence is MTVVHVEAGMHLYGGALQVYYLLRGLANKPVRSILVCPKGSAIAEAARGVVDKVYEMPMKGDLDLGFIRRLKWVLKEEKADLVHLHSRRGADVLGGLAARWAGVKSICSRRVDNPESPLIARLKYALYDQVITISYGIREVLISEGVPADKVLCVHSAVDVERFDQPAEREWFIEALALPHNSRVLAVVAQLIHRKGHRHLFAALPEVIEKHPDIQVLLFGKGPLADELTQQIKQQGLSDHVRLIGFRDDLHRVMPNLYAVVHPADMEGLGVSLLQAAAAGVPLIGTRAGGIPEIVRDGENGILVAPQDVAELRSALLKLLADEPQARAWGEKGKQIVKAEFSIEAMVEGNFKVYQSLVRA, encoded by the coding sequence ATGACGGTTGTACATGTTGAGGCGGGTATGCACCTCTATGGTGGCGCACTACAGGTTTACTATCTGCTGCGAGGATTGGCCAATAAACCGGTGCGCTCTATCTTGGTCTGCCCTAAAGGGAGTGCGATTGCCGAGGCAGCGCGGGGTGTGGTGGATAAGGTGTATGAGATGCCCATGAAAGGTGATCTTGATCTTGGTTTTATCCGGCGACTCAAGTGGGTGCTTAAGGAAGAAAAGGCCGACCTGGTGCATCTGCACAGTCGCCGTGGAGCCGATGTGCTGGGCGGTCTGGCGGCTAGATGGGCGGGAGTGAAGAGCATCTGTTCACGTCGGGTTGATAACCCGGAATCGCCGCTGATTGCACGGCTTAAATACGCACTTTACGACCAGGTGATTACCATTTCATATGGTATTCGCGAGGTTCTTATTAGTGAAGGCGTGCCCGCCGACAAGGTGCTGTGTGTCCACAGCGCAGTGGATGTGGAACGATTTGACCAACCCGCAGAGCGTGAGTGGTTTATAGAGGCATTGGCGCTGCCACATAACAGCCGGGTGTTGGCTGTCGTTGCTCAGCTTATTCACCGCAAGGGGCACCGCCACCTGTTTGCAGCACTGCCAGAGGTGATTGAAAAACATCCCGATATTCAGGTGTTACTGTTTGGTAAGGGTCCTTTGGCCGATGAGCTGACACAGCAAATAAAGCAGCAGGGGCTAAGTGATCACGTGCGGTTGATCGGTTTTCGTGATGACCTGCACCGGGTGATGCCCAACCTGTATGCGGTGGTTCACCCAGCTGATATGGAGGGGCTGGGTGTCTCACTGCTTCAAGCCGCCGCCGCAGGAGTACCCTTGATAGGGACCCGCGCCGGGGGGATTCCCGAAATTGTACGCGATGGTGAAAATGGCATTTTAGTCGCTCCGCAAGATGTTGCAGAGTTGCGCAGCGCACTGCTTAAATTATTAGCCGATGAGCCGCAGGCCCGTGCATGGGGCGAAAAAGGTAAGCAAATTGTTAAGGCGGAGTTCTCAATTGAGGCGATGGTCGAGGGGAATTTTAAGGTTTATCAATCACTGGTGAGAGCTTAA
- the lpxL gene encoding LpxL/LpxP family Kdo(2)-lipid IV(A) lauroyl/palmitoleoyl acyltransferase, whose translation MQKNRPSERLPIHPKYWPIWLGLALLRLLNTLPFRVQLMLGKQLGNLLFHVAKTRRRVAATNIKLCFPELSDAARASILRKHFHSMGIMLFELGLSWWGGDKRLAALTEIEGLEYLESAIAGGNGALLLGAHYTTLDISGHLLATQTDLSIRSMYRPHENPVIEYVMRNGRESYLESLIPRDDIRGLIRSLKQNKAVWYAPDQHYEGKGSALVPFFGIPTPTNTGTSRIAKMSKTAVIPFVSVRKEDGSGYALKLLPPLDNFPTDDEVADAARIHQLFETQIRNNKAQYFWVHKRFKRKRIAGEDPYQKSP comes from the coding sequence ATGCAGAAAAACAGACCTTCAGAGAGATTACCCATCCACCCCAAATATTGGCCCATCTGGCTGGGTTTGGCGCTGTTACGCCTGCTCAACACACTACCGTTCCGCGTACAGCTGATGCTGGGCAAACAGCTGGGCAATCTGCTCTTCCATGTGGCCAAAACTCGCCGCCGTGTGGCAGCCACCAACATCAAGCTCTGTTTTCCCGAACTCTCTGATGCAGCAAGGGCCTCCATACTGCGCAAACACTTCCACTCAATGGGTATTATGCTGTTTGAGTTGGGTTTGAGCTGGTGGGGGGGTGATAAACGCCTGGCTGCATTAACCGAAATTGAAGGGTTGGAGTATCTGGAGAGCGCGATAGCGGGTGGAAATGGCGCACTGTTGTTAGGTGCTCACTACACCACGCTCGATATCAGCGGCCACCTGCTCGCCACTCAAACCGATCTCTCCATACGCAGCATGTATCGCCCCCACGAGAATCCGGTGATCGAATATGTAATGAGAAATGGCCGCGAGAGTTATCTGGAGAGCCTGATCCCCCGTGATGATATTCGTGGGCTGATCCGCAGCCTCAAACAGAACAAAGCCGTCTGGTATGCGCCGGATCAACACTACGAAGGAAAAGGGTCGGCACTGGTACCCTTCTTCGGCATCCCCACCCCCACCAATACCGGTACTTCCCGGATTGCCAAAATGAGCAAGACAGCGGTGATCCCTTTTGTTTCAGTACGCAAAGAGGATGGCAGTGGCTATGCGCTTAAACTACTGCCACCGCTGGATAATTTCCCAACGGATGATGAGGTGGCGGATGCGGCCCGCATACACCAGCTATTTGAAACGCAGATTCGCAACAACAAGGCGCAATATTTTTGGGTACATAAGCGCTTCAAACGTAAGCGTATAGCGGGGGAAGATCCCTACCAAAAGTCACCCTGA